TTTCGATACAGAGGAAAACGAAACAATATCAGTACAGGTAGGCGTATCTTATGTAAGTATAGATAATGCCAGGGAAAATTTACAAAAAGAACAACCCGCTGTTGACTTTAACAGGGTAAGGAATGACGCCTTAAATGCTTGGAACAGTGAATTGTCTAAGATTAAGGTGGAGGGCGGCACTCTCATGCAAAAAAGTATGTTCTATACGGCCCTATACCATATACTATTACACCCGAATATCTTCAGCGATATAAATGGCGAATACCCTGCCATGTTAACCAATGAAATAGTAAAAGCCGATGGCTTCGATCGTTATAGCGTATTTTCTTTGTGGGATACGTACCGGAACGTTCACCCCTTTTTATCCCTTGTTTATCCGAAAAAGCAATCGGACATGGTCAAAACAATGATCGCGATGTACAAGGAAAGTGGCTGGCTTCCTAAATGGGAGCTTGCAGGTATGGAAACGTATGTGATGGTGGGTGATCCTGCACTTCCTGTTATTACAGACACTTATCTCAGGGGAATCAGAAATTTTGATGTAGCACTTGCATATAAAGCGATGAAACATAATGCTACCGTCCCGGAAGTAGATAACCCGGTACGTCCTGGTTCGGATAACCTGCTCAAATATGGATATATTCCGGAGGATGCTACAAACAAAAGAAAGATATGGGGATCTGTTTCTACTGCACTGGAATATGGTATTGCCGATTGGAACCTGGCTCAGTTAGCGAAAGCGCTGGGTAATGACGAAGACTATAAATTATTTAACAACCGATCGCTATATTATAGAAATTATTTTGACCCCAAAACTAATTTTATAAGACCTAGGTTGAGCGATGGTTCATGGTTTGAACCCTTTAATCCATCTGTTGATGGAAATTCATTGCGCTCACAAACCGGATTCGTTGAAGGCAATACCTGGCATTATACCTTTTTTGTACCACATGATATTCCGGGACTCATAAAACTGATGGGCGGCGAAACTAAATTTGTTCGGAAACTGGTTACCTGTTTCGATGACAACTACTTTATCATGAGTAACGAACCGGATATGGCTTACCCTTATCTTTTTAATTATGTAAAGGGAGAAGAGTGGCGTACCCAAAAATATGTGCGGGAAATGATATCCGGGAATTTCAACACTTCGCCAGCGGGACTACCTGGTAACGATGACTGTGGAACCACGTCAGCCTGGCTGCTCTTTGCAATGATGGGCTTTTATCCTGACTGCCCTGGTAATATGAATTTTCAGATTGCCAGCCCGGTATTTACGAAGATTACAATAGATCTTGATGCCGATTTTTACCCTGGAAAAAATTTCGTCATCGAAAGTCCGGGTGCGGAGGAAAACGTTTTCATACACTCATTAAGTTTGAATGGAAAGCCCTATAAAAAATATACGCTGAATCATCAGGATATCGTAACCGGCGGAAGATTGGTATTTCATCTTAAAAAAGAAGGTGTTGGAAAATAGCAGCATGAATGTTGAAAATATAATTTTACCCGCCTCACCATCCTAAACATATTTAAACATCTATACCGGGTTTCAATCAAAAGATGAATCAGGTATTACCTGTTCTTAAATGTAATTTTAAACTATTATTTCATGAATAATTTTGCTACAACATTTTTGAATGTTTGCGCTCCGTTCAGGCTTACTAAGCGCTCGAGGCTAACTACATTCAATAGGAATTACCAATATGGAGGCATCGCGATGTTGGTGTTTTTAATGATATTTGGTGTCGGGCAAACGGTGGCGCAGCATAAAAGTAAGCCTAACATCATCTTGTGTATGGCCGATGATCAGGGCTGGGGCGATATGGGATATAACGGGCACCCGGTTCTTAAAACGCCAAACTTTGATAGTATGGCGCGTTCGGGACTGCGCTTTGATCATTTTTATGCAGCTGCTCCTGTGTGTTCGCCTACGCGCGGGAGTGTTCTCACCGGCCGCCATCCGAACCGTTTTGGCGTTTTTAGCTGGGGAGGGTTGCTCAGGCCGCAGGAAATCACGGTTGCTGAAGCACTTAAGACGGCGGGGTACGTTACGGGTCATTTTGGGAAATGGCACCTTGGCCCCGTACGAAGCGGCAGTCCTATAAACCCCGGTAATAGTGGGTTTGATAGCTGGTTCTCATCGCCCAACTTTTATAACAATAATCCCATTTTGAGCCGTGAAGGTATTGCCGTTCAGACACAGGGAGAAGGCTCCATGGTTACTGCTGATGCGGCCATTGAATTTATACGTGCGCAAACGGGTAATAACCAGCCATTCCTTGCCGTAGTCTGGTTTGGCTCCCCCCATAACCCCTATGCAGCAATTGAACAAGACCTCCAACTGTATGCAGGGCAGGAAGAAAAGCTGCGAAATTATTATGGAGAAATAACCGCAATGGATCGGGCCTTTGGCAAATTGAGGCAGGAATTAAAAACACTTAAAATTGATAAAAATACGATCCTTTTATTTTGTAGTGACAATGGCGGCGTTAAAGGATTCAGCGCTACGGGTGGACGCGGAAACAAAGGTCAGATCTACGAAGGTGGACTCCGGGTTCCCGCTATGCTCGAATGGCCTGACCAAATTCCAAAACCCCGTGTAACAAATATTCCATTCAATACTTCCGACATATACCCCACACTCCTTGAAATTACGGGCGTTAAGATGAAAGACCAACCCCCGCTGGATGGTATTAGTTTCGTACCCTTATTAAAGGGTACCATGAAGTCCAGGACCCAACCAATGGGATTCTGGCAGTATCCCGGTGGTGGTATAAATGAAGGATCATCAGCAGTGTTAATGGCAGCCCTTCTTAAAGAACAGCAGGCCGGAATAACGACTATTGATAGTGCTGGTTTGCATTTGGATGCCGGCGTTATCACCCGTAAATACGCCGAAAGTAGCCTGCCCGGTCACGCTGCCTGGCTCGATTGGCCATATAAACTACATCGGATTAATTCGAAGAATGAGGTGAAATTTGAACTGTACAATCTTGAAGTGGATCCGGAAGAAAAGGATGACCTGTCAGCGCGTCATTCAAAAATAACAAAATCTATGAAGTCACTGATGGAGACCTGGCAGAAATCAGTGATTTTTAGTCTCAATGGTGGCGATTACAGATAACCAGCCGGGCCCGATAAAATAAGTTTCATTGGAGGTTCTTTTTGGAAAAATAAAAAAGCTATGTTTGGGCGTGCTCGACGTCGGTGAGGATTTTATAATTCATATTCAATTAACTATCTCGGTTTTAATTTATCATAATGCATCACGAAAACTCCCGAAGAGACTTCATTAAAAAAGCTGCCCTGACCACTACAGGGTTGGCAGTAGGCTTATATATCAAAAGTAGTGGCGAGGTAACAGGAGCGAACGATGGACCTTATTTTGGCAACGGCTTTCGAAATGGTTGGGCTGACCAAAATTCGGTGGTAATCTGGACACGCCTGACCCAAAATCCCGAAATGAAGGTGAATGGGATGAAATTCAAACTACCT
The Chitinophaga sp. MM2321 DNA segment above includes these coding regions:
- a CDS encoding GH92 family glycosyl hydrolase; amino-acid sequence: MRLFFSAILFLSFLSANSQNLSSYVDPFIGTAGGGNTNPGAVLPHGLLSLSPLNTYDTLKNRGMASPYRFGEKKMSGFSHLNLSGTGCREMGTFLLMPTTGNLELVPYKYWSDYSKEEASPGYYTAQLDRYHIKAELTTTLRTGISRFTFPKGKSNILINLGLSLTNRKGANIRRVSDTEVEGFKSIGGFCGPPTIQNVYFVAKLSKKPASCGVWNDERKFQDFQREIAGDNIGAYFTFDTEENETISVQVGVSYVSIDNARENLQKEQPAVDFNRVRNDALNAWNSELSKIKVEGGTLMQKSMFYTALYHILLHPNIFSDINGEYPAMLTNEIVKADGFDRYSVFSLWDTYRNVHPFLSLVYPKKQSDMVKTMIAMYKESGWLPKWELAGMETYVMVGDPALPVITDTYLRGIRNFDVALAYKAMKHNATVPEVDNPVRPGSDNLLKYGYIPEDATNKRKIWGSVSTALEYGIADWNLAQLAKALGNDEDYKLFNNRSLYYRNYFDPKTNFIRPRLSDGSWFEPFNPSVDGNSLRSQTGFVEGNTWHYTFFVPHDIPGLIKLMGGETKFVRKLVTCFDDNYFIMSNEPDMAYPYLFNYVKGEEWRTQKYVREMISGNFNTSPAGLPGNDDCGTTSAWLLFAMMGFYPDCPGNMNFQIASPVFTKITIDLDADFYPGKNFVIESPGAEENVFIHSLSLNGKPYKKYTLNHQDIVTGGRLVFHLKKEGVGK
- a CDS encoding sulfatase-like hydrolase/transferase, which translates into the protein MLVFLMIFGVGQTVAQHKSKPNIILCMADDQGWGDMGYNGHPVLKTPNFDSMARSGLRFDHFYAAAPVCSPTRGSVLTGRHPNRFGVFSWGGLLRPQEITVAEALKTAGYVTGHFGKWHLGPVRSGSPINPGNSGFDSWFSSPNFYNNNPILSREGIAVQTQGEGSMVTADAAIEFIRAQTGNNQPFLAVVWFGSPHNPYAAIEQDLQLYAGQEEKLRNYYGEITAMDRAFGKLRQELKTLKIDKNTILLFCSDNGGVKGFSATGGRGNKGQIYEGGLRVPAMLEWPDQIPKPRVTNIPFNTSDIYPTLLEITGVKMKDQPPLDGISFVPLLKGTMKSRTQPMGFWQYPGGGINEGSSAVLMAALLKEQQAGITTIDSAGLHLDAGVITRKYAESSLPGHAAWLDWPYKLHRINSKNEVKFELYNLEVDPEEKDDLSARHSKITKSMKSLMETWQKSVIFSLNGGDYR